The following are encoded together in the Ezakiella massiliensis genome:
- a CDS encoding type I-E CRISPR-associated protein Cse1/CasA, with protein sequence MSEFNLIEKPWISVVTDYKGTTDLVGLREFFENAHNYIALAGDMPTQDFAVMRFLLAILHTVFSRYQADGQVYDEIKVNDRMQQVEPVDMEDYEDYEDALMQTWKDLWAAGKFPHIVIDYLKEWEDRFNLFHDKYPFYQVTEDVMKRLKLRNQRGPTEQPGFMSFKTINRLISEIKDNTSIFSMISGEDEVSLKSGLSNDKLARWIINLMGYTTSPDKTKITSFDRINSIGKYDGHKGWLYAIGGLHYKTDNLFNTLLLNLILVHPNDKFRYNIQTPLWEFSPKENIEYYLEENSIDNLARLYTDYSRAIKISKEENEYGKYIDIIQLPILDKKENLLECMTIWEKNKKNEKVFSPKENAPHESMWRNFGMIYLKEKSNDDLYRIPGIVEWIRVISKYINLSKVELISLGIKSDGTSSNIMINEIYDELNLNFDISLDCSEQGWVIRVRDVVEQTKEFINKDYKKFIDVVVELEGVDSKKRSDRIKYYLEEIYYKIDKPFRDWLSSIRIGDNKDEKTKEWIERLKKIILNEVEAITNNLSNKFFTGVVVEGKNIKIYKNIATSINELISAINIL encoded by the coding sequence ATGAGCGAATTTAATTTGATTGAAAAGCCTTGGATATCAGTTGTTACTGATTACAAGGGGACTACAGATCTGGTTGGACTAAGAGAGTTTTTTGAAAATGCCCACAACTACATTGCTTTGGCTGGGGACATGCCAACCCAAGACTTCGCAGTTATGAGATTTTTACTGGCAATCTTGCACACAGTTTTCTCCAGGTATCAGGCAGATGGCCAGGTTTACGATGAAATTAAAGTAAATGATCGCATGCAGCAGGTTGAGCCGGTCGATATGGAGGACTACGAAGACTATGAAGACGCCCTAATGCAAACTTGGAAGGACCTGTGGGCAGCCGGAAAATTTCCTCATATAGTGATTGATTACTTGAAGGAATGGGAGGATAGGTTTAATCTTTTTCATGATAAGTATCCCTTTTATCAAGTTACAGAGGATGTAATGAAAAGACTTAAATTACGCAATCAAAGAGGGCCTACGGAACAACCCGGATTTATGTCTTTTAAAACAATTAACAGATTAATATCTGAGATCAAAGATAACACCTCTATTTTTTCTATGATTAGTGGCGAAGATGAAGTTTCATTGAAAAGTGGATTATCTAATGATAAATTAGCCAGATGGATTATTAATTTGATGGGTTATACAACATCACCTGATAAAACAAAAATAACATCTTTCGATAGAATAAATAGCATAGGGAAATATGATGGACATAAGGGCTGGTTATATGCCATAGGGGGGCTTCATTATAAAACGGATAACTTGTTCAATACTTTATTATTAAATCTTATACTAGTACATCCTAATGATAAATTTAGATATAATATCCAAACACCTTTATGGGAGTTTTCACCTAAAGAAAATATTGAGTATTATCTAGAAGAAAATTCTATAGATAACTTAGCTAGGTTGTATACTGATTATAGTCGTGCTATAAAGATTTCTAAAGAAGAAAATGAATATGGTAAGTATATTGATATTATTCAATTACCAATATTAGATAAGAAAGAAAATTTATTAGAGTGTATGACAATCTGGGAAAAAAATAAAAAGAATGAAAAAGTATTTTCACCTAAAGAAAACGCTCCACATGAGTCAATGTGGAGGAATTTTGGTATGATATACTTAAAAGAAAAATCTAATGATGATTTATATAGGATTCCAGGGATAGTTGAATGGATAAGAGTAATTTCAAAGTATATTAACTTATCTAAAGTAGAATTAATATCTTTAGGAATTAAAAGTGATGGAACATCTTCGAACATTATGATTAATGAAATATATGATGAATTAAACTTGAATTTTGATATTTCATTGGATTGTTCAGAGCAAGGCTGGGTTATTAGAGTTAGAGATGTTGTTGAACAAACAAAAGAATTCATAAACAAAGATTACAAAAAATTTATCGACGTAGTTGTAGAACTAGAAGGGGTAGATAGCAAGAAGAGGTCTGATAGAATAAAATATTATTTAGAAGAAATTTATTACAAAATTGATAAACCTTTTAGAGATTGGTTATCGTCTATTAGAATAGGAGATAATAAGGACGAGAAAACCAAAGAGTGGATAGAGAGATTGAAAAAGATAATTCTTAATGAGGTTGAAGCAATTACTAATAATCTAAGTAATAAATTTTTCACTGGAGTTGTAGTTGAGGGAAAAAATATAAAAATTTATAAAAATATTGCAACATCAATAAATGAATTAATATCAGCGATAAATATATTATAA
- the casB gene encoding type I-E CRISPR-associated protein Cse2/CasB has protein sequence MEDSRLNVYNETAKILRSLDATRDVPSTRAMLANIRNSINKNLSNNMEALAFVFQNIPEELLGSRKELNDYELAILTAVQMYALHQQASVKSVLKLDYQEGEWRQNLGDALSTLRTGESKSIDARFNALVTASNFTQLQNHLRQMIKLLKAKSDEKVDYASLAEDLYWFLRNQKDGIKIKWARSYYKFRQRDSKGEN, from the coding sequence GTGGAGGATTCAAGATTAAATGTCTACAATGAGACGGCCAAAATTTTAAGGAGTCTGGATGCCACCAGGGATGTGCCAAGCACTAGGGCTATGCTTGCCAATATTAGAAACTCAATAAATAAAAATCTTTCTAATAATATGGAGGCCCTTGCCTTTGTCTTTCAAAATATTCCTGAAGAATTGCTAGGCTCAAGGAAAGAACTAAATGACTACGAGCTAGCCATACTTACAGCTGTGCAGATGTACGCCTTGCACCAACAGGCGAGTGTAAAATCTGTATTAAAGTTAGACTATCAAGAAGGAGAGTGGAGGCAAAACCTGGGGGACGCCCTAAGTACATTAAGAACAGGGGAAAGCAAGTCCATAGATGCAAGATTTAACGCCTTGGTAACAGCAAGCAATTTCACCCAATTGCAAAACCATCTCAGGCAGATGATTAAGCTTTTAAAGGCCAAATCGGATGAAAAAGTTGATTATGCAAGCCTAGCAGAAGACTTATATTGGTTTTTAAGAAATCAAAAAGACGGTATAAAAATCAAGTGGGCCAGGTCCTACTACAAATTTAGACAAAGAGATTCGAAAGGAGAAAATTAA
- the cas5e gene encoding type I-E CRISPR-associated protein Cas5/CasD, which produces MKTLLLRLKGPMQAWGTSSRFETRTTDYYPSKSAVIGIIAASFGYKRDEVDKVQKLNNLDFAVRIDQEGVLARDYHIASKYKAKGTLDRNYVTNRYYMEDAVFVVAISHADEEWLDEIYYALTHPYFQPFMGRRSCPLPGDFIIGFTDQGPIEALQTLDWQASDWYKKKHKSYRADIYADKDLLPDSPAKMRNDRVISFSQKERKFGPRFEARTDQVLASESDEPLDFYESI; this is translated from the coding sequence TTGAAAACGCTTTTATTAAGACTAAAGGGACCCATGCAAGCCTGGGGTACATCTTCGCGTTTTGAAACCAGGACAACTGACTATTATCCATCAAAATCTGCAGTTATAGGAATAATTGCAGCAAGTTTTGGTTACAAGAGAGACGAAGTTGACAAGGTTCAAAAATTAAATAACCTTGATTTTGCAGTCCGTATTGACCAAGAGGGAGTCCTTGCCAGAGATTATCACATAGCTAGCAAGTACAAAGCCAAGGGGACTCTTGATAGAAATTATGTAACCAACCGCTATTATATGGAGGACGCAGTATTTGTGGTTGCCATATCTCATGCAGATGAAGAGTGGTTGGATGAGATTTACTATGCTCTAACCCATCCTTACTTCCAGCCCTTTATGGGCAGGAGGTCTTGCCCTCTACCTGGAGATTTTATAATAGGCTTTACAGATCAGGGGCCCATAGAGGCACTTCAAACTTTGGATTGGCAGGCTTCAGACTGGTACAAGAAAAAACATAAATCTTATAGGGCTGACATATATGCGGACAAGGATCTTTTGCCTGACTCACCAGCAAAAATGAGAAATGATCGAGTGATTTCCTTCTCTCAAAAAGAGCGTAAATTTGGACCGCGTTTTGAAGCAAGGACAGACCAAGTATTAGCGAGTGAAAGCGATGAGCCGCTGGATTTTTACGAAAGTATATAG
- the cas6e gene encoding type I-E CRISPR-associated protein Cas6/Cse3/CasE — translation MYLSRVEIDLYNRKTLRDLDHLGCYHGWIEDSFSDDRNKSKADRSRKLWRIDTIKDKSYLLILSEDKPDFNSLEKYGVKGMATCKSYDEFLDSLKEGMRANFRIKLNTVKSIRDKDNPEKRGQLVPVPLDELNDYFMARTEKNGFTVRPDEFSIASRDEEVFVRHDEDKAKAANLKLVSATYEGVLTITDLDKFKKALVSGIGKKKAYGFGFLTIIPIK, via the coding sequence ATGTATTTATCAAGAGTTGAAATAGACCTATACAATCGAAAAACCTTAAGAGATTTAGACCACCTAGGTTGCTATCATGGCTGGATTGAGGATTCATTTTCCGATGACAGAAATAAATCTAAGGCTGATCGCAGCAGAAAACTTTGGCGGATTGACACCATCAAAGATAAATCATACCTATTAATCTTAAGCGAGGATAAACCTGATTTTAATAGCCTAGAAAAGTATGGGGTAAAAGGGATGGCCACTTGCAAATCTTATGATGAATTTTTAGATTCTTTAAAAGAAGGCATGAGGGCAAACTTTAGAATCAAATTAAATACAGTAAAATCTATTAGAGACAAGGATAATCCGGAAAAACGAGGACAGCTGGTCCCTGTTCCCTTGGATGAATTAAATGACTATTTTATGGCAAGAACTGAAAAAAATGGATTTACTGTAAGGCCTGATGAATTTTCTATAGCTAGTCGTGATGAAGAAGTTTTTGTCCGCCATGACGAAGATAAAGCCAAGGCTGCTAATTTAAAATTAGTAAGTGCAACCTATGAAGGCGTTCTTACTATCACAGACTTGGATAAATTTAAAAAAGCCTTAGTTTCTGGAATTGGCAAGAAAAAAGCCTATGGTTTTGGATTTTTAACAATAATTCCCATAAAATGA
- a CDS encoding P-II family nitrogen regulator, with translation MKNVLFLILNETNKLNEILENLVKSGVRGATIIDSQGMGSALSTGDGQLFGGLLRFAIDNNRPYNKVVFTVCDDEETLDKAIKAIQEILGDMTKPGVGLMFTVPVGQIIGVTDPSHRQ, from the coding sequence ATGAAAAACGTATTATTCTTAATTTTAAACGAAACCAATAAGTTAAATGAAATACTAGAAAACCTAGTCAAATCAGGTGTGCGCGGAGCCACCATCATAGATTCACAAGGCATGGGCTCAGCCCTATCAACAGGCGACGGCCAACTCTTCGGAGGCCTCCTCCGCTTTGCCATCGACAACAATAGACCCTACAACAAGGTCGTCTTTACAGTTTGCGATGACGAAGAAACACTGGACAAGGCAATCAAAGCCATCCAAGAAATCCTGGGCGACATGACCAAGCCAGGAGTGGGACTGATGTTTACGGTGCCGGTTGGACAGATTATAGGCGTCACCGACCCATCTCACAGGCAATAA
- a CDS encoding cation:proton antiporter, which translates to MNISLKIAIIILFGIAGGKVSKRLNLPNVTGYLLAGLLLGPSFLKLVTPDDAGIIEFVNEFALGIIAFAIGGEFFLPDLKKLGKDVFVITVMEVVGVLAIVFVMMRYVLGQSFVFSIIIASMSAATAPAGTVMIIKQYRADGPLTRTILPVAALDDVLGIIAFGICMSLAKISIGATGDVSKVMMFAAPFLEIIYSIGLGFVVGYIFTFLSTKIKSHDHMLCLILVTILGTTGLANMFGISALLCNMVVGATACNLNRNIKRIFDIINEFAPPIHLLFFTFAGASLNLSVLKSIGFLGVVYALSRAIGKISGATIGAKMVNAPPRVQKWLGLALLPQGGISIGLSMIVARELPDHAGEIITVILFSVLVFEIMGPILAKISITKAGEVDGVDKTWK; encoded by the coding sequence ATGAATATAAGTTTAAAAATAGCTATAATAATTTTATTTGGAATCGCAGGAGGCAAGGTCTCCAAGCGATTAAATCTACCAAATGTAACAGGATATTTGCTGGCAGGACTGCTCTTGGGCCCCTCGTTTTTAAAACTCGTAACCCCAGACGACGCCGGCATTATTGAATTTGTAAACGAATTTGCACTGGGCATTATAGCCTTTGCCATCGGCGGAGAATTTTTCCTCCCCGATTTAAAAAAGCTGGGCAAGGATGTCTTTGTAATCACAGTCATGGAAGTCGTGGGCGTCCTCGCCATCGTCTTTGTGATGATGAGATATGTCTTAGGACAGAGCTTTGTCTTCTCCATAATCATAGCCTCTATGTCAGCTGCCACAGCGCCTGCAGGCACGGTTATGATCATCAAACAGTACAGGGCTGACGGCCCCCTAACAAGGACCATACTACCAGTAGCGGCTCTCGACGATGTGCTTGGCATAATCGCCTTTGGCATTTGTATGTCCCTAGCCAAAATTAGCATAGGGGCAACCGGCGACGTCTCCAAGGTCATGATGTTTGCAGCACCCTTTTTGGAAATAATTTATTCAATTGGACTCGGCTTTGTGGTCGGTTATATTTTTACATTTTTGTCGACCAAAATCAAATCGCACGACCACATGCTATGTCTGATCCTCGTGACCATACTTGGTACAACTGGCCTTGCAAATATGTTTGGCATATCGGCCCTCTTGTGCAACATGGTCGTCGGCGCAACAGCCTGCAACCTCAATCGCAATATCAAAAGAATCTTTGATATCATAAATGAATTTGCACCGCCAATTCACTTGCTCTTCTTTACCTTTGCTGGAGCGAGCTTGAACCTGTCGGTCTTAAAATCAATCGGCTTTCTCGGAGTTGTCTATGCCCTCTCCAGGGCCATAGGAAAAATTTCAGGAGCAACCATTGGAGCAAAAATGGTAAACGCCCCTCCAAGGGTACAAAAATGGTTGGGCCTGGCACTTTTGCCCCAGGGCGGAATTTCAATCGGCCTGTCCATGATCGTGGCGCGCGAGCTCCCCGACCATGCAGGAGAAATAATCACAGTAATCCTCTTCTCAGTCCTAGTCTTTGAAATCATGGGACCAATCTTGGCAAAAATTTCAATCACCAAGGCAGGAGAAGTAGACGGCGTAGATAAAACTTGGAAATAG
- a CDS encoding MATE family efflux transporter, which yields MLKKILRDKEFVNATLQIAIPVTIQSLIASSLNTLDTFMITKLGTAAIAGVGLANQVFFFFSFFLFGLNTGSAILFSQFNGREDYKSVRKTMILSLKFSFFIALIFNICALTFPNQIIALFIADDPMVIEAGVIYLRAVSSSYIVTALSFAFGVAMRSTGNPRTPLMASIISFFANAFFNYCFIFGKFGMPELGVLGAAVGTIIARFIELGVYIFVVVKYKGPLYFRLAEFFKTDFKFFKNFSLIVIPVILEEILWSFAQVLYNFFYAKTGVDSTAAVQVAFAVSNMLYIFARGLSSATAVVVGTKIGEGDLDRAQDMADKSIIASLYLGAFLGIILILARKYLLLLFDLTPEVRQIAMEALVVMGIFYPIKTANSTIVVGVVRGGGDIKYSLVAETSTAYLIGVPMAYLGAIVLGWPLYGVMVLISLEEVAKLLATLPRTRNKKWIRRLAA from the coding sequence ATGCTTAAAAAAATTTTAAGGGATAAGGAATTTGTAAATGCGACCTTGCAGATTGCAATACCGGTTACAATTCAGTCGCTTATCGCCTCGTCCCTAAATACTTTGGATACTTTTATGATTACCAAGCTTGGCACGGCCGCCATTGCAGGCGTTGGTCTGGCCAACCAGGTTTTCTTTTTCTTTAGCTTTTTTCTATTTGGTTTAAATACGGGATCGGCTATTTTATTTTCACAATTTAACGGCAGGGAGGATTACAAATCTGTGCGAAAGACCATGATCCTTTCCCTCAAATTTTCATTTTTTATAGCTCTGATCTTTAATATTTGCGCCCTAACTTTTCCCAATCAGATTATTGCGCTTTTTATAGCCGATGATCCTATGGTTATTGAAGCTGGCGTAATTTATTTAAGGGCGGTTTCCTCTTCTTATATAGTGACGGCCCTGTCCTTTGCCTTTGGCGTGGCCATGCGGTCAACGGGTAATCCCCGTACGCCTTTAATGGCTTCCATTATTTCGTTTTTTGCCAACGCCTTTTTTAACTACTGCTTTATCTTTGGTAAATTTGGCATGCCTGAGCTGGGCGTTTTGGGTGCAGCGGTTGGGACTATTATAGCAAGATTTATCGAGCTGGGCGTTTATATTTTTGTAGTTGTTAAGTACAAGGGGCCTCTTTATTTTAGGCTGGCCGAATTTTTCAAGACGGATTTTAAATTTTTCAAAAACTTTTCCCTAATAGTTATACCGGTAATTTTGGAGGAAATCCTCTGGTCATTTGCCCAAGTCCTCTACAACTTTTTCTACGCCAAGACCGGTGTTGATTCAACGGCGGCCGTACAAGTGGCCTTTGCCGTTTCAAATATGCTTTATATATTTGCCCGCGGACTTTCCTCTGCAACTGCGGTTGTAGTTGGGACCAAGATTGGCGAGGGCGATTTGGACCGGGCCCAAGACATGGCCGACAAGTCTATCATCGCTTCGCTTTATCTGGGAGCCTTCCTGGGAATAATTTTAATTTTGGCCAGGAAATATCTGCTCTTGCTCTTTGATCTGACACCAGAGGTTAGACAAATTGCCATGGAGGCCTTGGTTGTAATGGGAATTTTTTATCCGATCAAGACCGCCAACTCCACAATCGTGGTCGGCGTTGTCCGCGGTGGCGGCGACATAAAATACTCCCTGGTGGCCGAGACTTCAACAGCCTATTTAATCGGAGTCCCAATGGCTTATTTGGGAGCCATAGTTTTGGGCTGGCCACTCTATGGGGTCATGGTTTTGATTTCTCTGGAAGAAGTTGCCAAGTTGCTTGCAACCTTGCCCAGGACCAGAAATAAAAAATGGATTAGGAGGCTGGCGGCATGA
- a CDS encoding pro-sigmaK processing inhibitor BofA family protein produces the protein MSLVAIAIVILVYLILKFSFKTILKLLVNAAVGFVIIIVINAFISMVGGEIPLNFLNSLLIGFFGVPMAIIMVVYYLWIK, from the coding sequence ATGAGCCTAGTTGCAATTGCAATTGTAATCTTAGTCTATTTAATATTAAAATTTTCCTTTAAGACGATTCTAAAACTCCTGGTAAACGCAGCTGTCGGCTTTGTTATAATTATTGTTATAAACGCCTTTATATCCATGGTGGGCGGGGAGATTCCCCTGAACTTTTTGAACTCCCTCCTCATAGGATTTTTCGGCGTGCCAATGGCGATCATAATGGTGGTGTATTATTTATGGATCAAATGA
- a CDS encoding polyphenol oxidase family protein, with amino-acid sequence MDQMKKYADGIYVKEFADGARLFMTGLPYNFRRYNVKNTNKFLRHFKMTNKPISKTRQKHTKNIIVDPHPGEFVGVDGFISDGSPVMVVTADCIPILIKDKNSKRAALLHSGWRGVQKRIYCEAINKLGRRTEMEAYLLPSIQKASFKVSEDFVKEFKGRRDFNKFLTVDEKNPGKYYFDLQKFVKAELIGAGLKAKDIYICKHDTFTSKIFHSYRREKGNYGLNAIIYL; translated from the coding sequence ATGGATCAAATGAAAAAATATGCAGACGGAATTTATGTAAAGGAATTTGCGGACGGGGCCAGGCTTTTTATGACGGGCCTTCCCTATAATTTCCGCCGTTACAATGTGAAAAACACCAATAAATTCCTCAGGCACTTCAAGATGACGAACAAGCCCATTTCAAAGACCAGGCAAAAGCACACGAAAAATATAATCGTCGACCCGCATCCGGGCGAGTTCGTGGGCGTGGACGGCTTTATTAGTGACGGTAGTCCAGTCATGGTCGTCACGGCCGATTGCATACCGATTTTAATCAAGGATAAAAATTCCAAGAGGGCCGCCCTCCTGCATTCAGGTTGGAGGGGCGTGCAAAAACGCATCTATTGTGAGGCCATAAATAAACTTGGCAGGCGGACAGAAATGGAAGCCTATCTCTTACCATCAATACAAAAAGCCTCCTTCAAAGTGAGCGAGGACTTTGTAAAGGAATTTAAAGGGCGGAGGGACTTTAACAAGTTCTTGACTGTGGATGAAAAAAATCCAGGCAAATATTATTTTGACTTGCAAAAATTCGTCAAAGCGGAATTGATCGGCGCAGGATTAAAAGCGAAGGATATTTATATTTGCAAACACGATACATTTACGAGTAAAATTTTCCATTCATACAGAAGAGAAAAAGGGAATTATGGGCTGAACGCAATAATCTATTTATAA
- a CDS encoding IS3 family transposase encodes MHSKLRQEAQYLTVDIFKEKGYQVKTICEILKISRSSYYKYKKRQKPEKEKQDELLSSLIVEYHRTYDGILGYRRMTMFINKLNHKNYSEQYIYRLMKLLGIQARIRRKKVIRKTIEPFYTRENILKRKFKAEKPNEKWLTDITEFSIAGENKKLYLSAILDLYDNSIIEYELSYRSNAEIVFKMFDKAIDKYPDAKPIFHSDRGCQYTSRAFKRKVEDQGMKHSMSRVGKCIDNGPMEGFFGILKAEMFYGKEFNSLEELKERIVNYIEFYNNERFQKRLNCMAPLEYREHAV; translated from the coding sequence ATACACTCAAAATTACGTCAAGAAGCTCAGTACCTTACGGTCGACATCTTCAAAGAAAAAGGATACCAAGTAAAAACCATCTGTGAAATACTAAAGATCTCAAGAAGCAGCTACTACAAATACAAAAAGAGACAAAAACCTGAAAAAGAAAAACAAGATGAATTACTAAGTAGCTTAATAGTTGAATACCATAGAACCTATGACGGAATCCTAGGCTACAGAAGAATGACCATGTTCATAAACAAATTAAACCACAAAAACTACTCAGAACAATACATCTACAGACTAATGAAGCTCCTAGGAATACAAGCAAGAATTAGAAGAAAGAAAGTAATTAGAAAAACAATAGAACCATTCTACACAAGAGAAAACATCCTTAAAAGAAAATTCAAAGCAGAAAAACCAAACGAAAAGTGGCTCACAGATATAACAGAATTTAGCATAGCTGGAGAAAACAAAAAGCTCTACCTAAGCGCAATACTTGATCTATACGACAACAGCATCATAGAATATGAATTGTCCTACAGAAGCAATGCAGAGATTGTATTTAAAATGTTTGACAAGGCCATAGACAAATATCCTGATGCAAAACCAATATTCCACAGTGACCGTGGTTGTCAGTATACATCAAGAGCATTTAAAAGAAAGGTGGAAGACCAAGGTATGAAACATAGTATGTCAAGGGTAGGTAAATGTATAGATAACGGACCAATGGAAGGATTTTTCGGCATATTAAAGGCAGAAATGTTTTATGGTAAAGAGTTTAATTCTTTAGAAGAATTAAAAGAAAGAATTGTTAATTACATTGAATTTTACAACAACGAGAGGTTTCAAAAAAGATTAAACTGCATGGCTCCGTTGGAGTACAGAGAGCATGCAGTTTAA
- a CDS encoding helix-turn-helix domain-containing protein: protein MGKIKFDLETKIQACREYEKGNKSFIEIAKEINAGDTTVASWYVKYKEKGEEALKSRTSNGSFSKEFKMKVVQDYLTGNYSYQQLGHKYNISHSTAGKWVNMWYNGITLKDTKQKREENSIMKAKQTTYEERIEIVKWILDNNNNYNKAAEKFNLNYALVYKWTQSFLKEGEEGLKYKKRGPKFKTEIDESKLTDTEKLKLELEKEKEIRKRLELELEVLKKKEAMEKQLYTQNYVKKLSTLRSTSSKKKDTK, encoded by the coding sequence ATGGGGAAAATTAAATTTGACTTAGAAACAAAAATACAAGCATGTAGAGAATACGAAAAAGGAAACAAATCATTCATAGAAATAGCCAAGGAAATAAATGCAGGAGATACAACTGTCGCCTCATGGTATGTAAAGTACAAGGAAAAAGGAGAAGAGGCTCTAAAGTCAAGAACTTCAAACGGAAGTTTTTCAAAAGAATTTAAAATGAAGGTAGTTCAAGACTACCTTACAGGAAACTACTCCTACCAGCAACTTGGACACAAATATAACATATCACACTCAACTGCAGGTAAATGGGTTAACATGTGGTATAATGGAATTACACTCAAAGATACAAAACAAAAAAGAGAGGAAAATTCCATTATGAAAGCCAAGCAAACAACATACGAAGAAAGAATTGAAATAGTAAAATGGATCCTAGACAACAACAATAATTACAATAAGGCAGCAGAAAAATTCAATCTAAACTATGCACTTGTATACAAATGGACACAAAGCTTCTTAAAAGAAGGAGAAGAAGGCTTAAAGTACAAAAAAAGAGGGCCTAAATTCAAAACTGAAATAGATGAAAGTAAACTCACAGACACAGAGAAATTAAAACTTGAACTTGAAAAAGAAAAAGAAATTAGAAAAAGACTTGAATTAGAGCTTGAAGTTCTTAAAAAAAAAGAAGCTATGGAAAAACAGCTATACACTCAAAATTACGTCAAGAAGCTCAGTACCTTACGGTCGACATCTTCAAAGAAAAAGGATACCAAGTAA
- a CDS encoding IS3 family transposase: protein MFKRVEEDSTSRKNEEKTRIAEDLRRQYPLKTILEVIGLARSTFYHNLDRMREPDKDSELKLKMLEIREAHPNYGLRRIHAVLKMDEEINIKKVHRLYKELGMQIKTKKTRKPYTFLGSLKDIPNRIKRRFDSTMPNLKLFTDTTYVKIYKDKENYTWAYLNAFIDGFDRKIISYNVVDNMRKEPFIDLAKETIRKTNNAEYRRTFHSDQGIIYFSKEYQDLLKENNIYQSMSRKGNCLDNSVIESFWSVIKREKLSKTKFKSLEQLQKAVDEFVEYYNNTRIKEKNNYLSPNEKRAKYYEEKERA, encoded by the coding sequence ATATTTAAAAGAGTTGAGGAGGATTCGACTTCAAGAAAAAACGAAGAAAAAACAAGGATTGCCGAAGACCTCCGAAGACAATACCCACTAAAGACAATTCTTGAAGTAATAGGACTAGCTAGATCCACCTTCTACCACAATCTAGACAGAATGAGAGAGCCTGACAAAGACTCAGAACTAAAACTTAAAATGCTAGAAATAAGAGAAGCTCATCCAAACTATGGACTAAGAAGAATACACGCAGTATTAAAGATGGATGAAGAAATAAACATAAAAAAAGTCCATAGACTATACAAAGAACTGGGCATGCAAATAAAAACCAAGAAAACCAGAAAACCATACACATTCCTAGGAAGCCTAAAAGACATACCAAACAGAATAAAAAGAAGATTTGACTCCACAATGCCAAATCTAAAACTCTTTACAGACACAACCTATGTAAAAATATATAAAGACAAAGAAAACTATACATGGGCCTACCTAAACGCCTTCATAGATGGATTTGACAGGAAAATAATCTCATACAACGTAGTAGACAACATGAGAAAAGAACCCTTCATAGATCTAGCAAAAGAAACCATAAGAAAAACCAATAATGCAGAATACAGAAGAACATTTCATTCAGACCAAGGCATCATATACTTCAGTAAAGAATACCAAGACCTACTAAAAGAAAATAATATCTACCAAAGCATGTCAAGAAAAGGCAACTGCCTAGACAACTCAGTCATAGAAAGCTTCTGGTCAGTAATTAAAAGAGAAAAACTAAGTAAAACAAAATTCAAAAGCCTAGAGCAGTTACAAAAGGCAGTAGATGAATTTGTGGAATACTACAACAACACAAGAATAAAAGAAAAGAACAACTACCTAAGCCCCAATGAAAAAAGGGCCAAGTATTACGAAGAAAAAGAAAGAGCATAA